Proteins co-encoded in one Cupriavidus nantongensis genomic window:
- a CDS encoding cytochrome c-type biogenesis protein — MRRWTVSVVLSLAILGASQAAIDPREFADDPLRQRYQHLAAVLRCPKCQNQNIAESNSPIAADLRGEIRRMLTEGHSDQHIVDFMVARYGEFVLYDPPLSTRTALLWFGPAALLLAAGVAVVVIVAGRRRTPSRTASALSDVERHRLARLLRDAGPSAEDAS; from the coding sequence ATGAGGCGATGGACGGTGTCGGTCGTTCTAAGTCTTGCAATCCTCGGCGCCAGTCAGGCCGCCATCGACCCTCGGGAATTCGCCGACGACCCGCTGCGGCAACGCTATCAGCACCTCGCCGCGGTACTGCGCTGCCCGAAGTGCCAGAACCAGAATATCGCGGAGTCGAATTCCCCCATCGCCGCTGACCTGCGTGGCGAGATCCGGCGCATGCTGACGGAAGGGCACAGCGACCAGCACATTGTCGACTTCATGGTCGCGCGCTATGGCGAATTCGTACTGTACGACCCGCCGCTGTCGACGCGCACGGCGCTGTTGTGGTTCGGCCCGGCCGCATTGCTGCTGGCCGCCGGCGTGGCCGTGGTCGTCATCGTCGCGGGGCGGCGCCGCACCCCTTCCCGTACCGCGAGCGCATTGTCCGATGTCGAGCGGCATCGCCTGGCCCGCTTGCTGCGGGACGCAGGCCCATCTGCCGAGGATGCATCATGA
- a CDS encoding DsbE family thiol:disulfide interchange protein, whose protein sequence is MKRLLLLLPLALFLFIAVLLYRGLFLDPTRLPSALIGKPFPAFALPALDQPSHVLTRTDLQGRPALVNVWATWCPSCRQEHPVLTTLAGQGVVIYGVNYKDDRDAARHWLRTLHNPYRLTIEDAAGTLGLDLGVYGAPETFVIDARGIIRDRYVGILDERVWRERLAPLYRKLLGEASS, encoded by the coding sequence GTGAAGCGACTGCTGTTGCTGCTGCCGCTGGCCTTGTTCCTGTTCATCGCGGTACTGCTGTACCGCGGGCTGTTCCTCGATCCAACGCGGCTGCCGTCCGCGCTGATCGGCAAGCCTTTTCCCGCCTTCGCACTCCCGGCGCTGGACCAGCCATCGCACGTGCTGACACGCACCGACTTGCAAGGGCGGCCAGCACTGGTCAACGTGTGGGCGACATGGTGTCCATCCTGCCGCCAGGAGCACCCGGTGCTGACCACGCTGGCAGGGCAGGGCGTGGTCATCTACGGGGTCAACTACAAGGACGACCGCGACGCGGCGCGGCACTGGCTACGCACCTTGCACAATCCGTATCGGCTGACCATCGAAGATGCGGCCGGTACGCTGGGCCTGGACCTCGGCGTGTATGGCGCCCCGGAAACCTTCGTCATCGACGCCCGGGGCATCATCCGGGACCGGTACGTTGGCATCCTCGATGAGCGTGTCTGGCGCGAAAGGCTGGCGCCCCTGTACCGCAAGCTGCTAGGAGAGGCGTCGTCATGA
- a CDS encoding heme lyase CcmF/NrfE family subunit, which yields MIPELGLLALILALCLALVQASIPLAGARRGDRLWMGLARPAAWGQLTFLAFAFTCLAHGFLTDDFSVRYVAENSNSMLPWYYKFSAVWAAHEGSLLLWALILSGWTTAVSLGARQLPEAMLARVLAVMGMLSTGFLLLLVATSNPFARLLPNVPIDGRDLNPLLQDIGLIVHPPMLYMGYVGFSVAFAFAIAALMDGRLDAAWARWSRPWTTAAWALLGLGIALGSWWAYSELGWGSWWFWDPVENASLMPWLVGAALIHSLAATEKRGVFKSWTVLLAIAAFSLSLLGTFLVRSGVLTSVHAFATDPARGVVALAFLLTIVGGSLALFALRAPTVRSRAAFGVWSRETLLLVNNVLLSVAAAMILLGTLYPLILDALTGAKLSVGPPYFNAMFVPLMALLMATTAVGMLARWKGTPVRWLARMLAPALAASLLAGLASATLHAASPWAAATGSVLAVWMLSAGLRDIADKTRHTGRIKGLPGLGRSYWGMQLGHLGFAVSALGIVLTSAGSLERELRMAPGTAVELGGYRFVFEGTARLLGPNYASDRASVRVTRAGREVASLHPEKRFYPVQQATMTEAGIQGGFTRDLFVALGEPLAGGAWAVRVQVKPFVRWIWLGALMMALGGLLAATDRRYRARRLQPAAVAIGIAGARP from the coding sequence ATGATTCCCGAACTCGGACTGCTGGCCCTCATCCTGGCGCTATGCCTGGCCCTGGTGCAAGCCAGCATCCCGCTTGCCGGCGCCCGGCGCGGAGACCGGCTGTGGATGGGGCTGGCGAGGCCGGCTGCGTGGGGACAACTCACGTTCCTGGCGTTCGCATTCACCTGCCTGGCCCATGGTTTCCTGACCGACGACTTCTCGGTCAGGTATGTGGCGGAGAACTCCAACAGCATGCTGCCCTGGTACTACAAGTTCAGCGCGGTCTGGGCCGCGCATGAAGGCTCGCTGCTGCTGTGGGCGCTGATATTGTCGGGCTGGACAACTGCCGTCTCGCTTGGCGCCCGGCAGTTGCCGGAGGCGATGCTGGCGCGGGTCCTCGCCGTCATGGGCATGCTCAGCACGGGTTTCCTGCTATTGCTGGTCGCCACCTCGAATCCGTTCGCCCGCTTGCTGCCCAATGTCCCCATCGACGGCCGCGACCTCAATCCGCTGTTGCAGGACATCGGGCTGATCGTCCATCCGCCCATGCTGTACATGGGCTACGTCGGTTTCTCGGTGGCCTTCGCCTTCGCCATCGCGGCACTGATGGACGGCAGGCTCGACGCTGCCTGGGCGCGCTGGTCGCGACCCTGGACAACCGCCGCCTGGGCCCTTCTTGGGCTGGGCATCGCCCTCGGGTCATGGTGGGCCTATTCCGAACTGGGTTGGGGGAGCTGGTGGTTCTGGGACCCAGTCGAGAACGCATCGCTCATGCCGTGGCTGGTGGGGGCCGCGTTGATCCACTCGCTGGCGGCAACCGAGAAGCGCGGGGTATTCAAGAGCTGGACCGTCCTGCTTGCCATCGCCGCGTTCTCGCTCAGCCTGCTGGGCACCTTCCTGGTCCGCTCCGGCGTGCTGACCTCGGTGCACGCCTTCGCCACCGATCCGGCGCGTGGCGTGGTGGCGCTGGCATTCCTGCTCACGATAGTCGGCGGCTCGCTCGCGCTGTTCGCGTTGCGGGCGCCCACCGTCAGGAGCCGGGCCGCCTTCGGAGTCTGGTCGCGTGAAACGCTGCTGCTGGTGAACAACGTGTTGCTGTCGGTCGCGGCGGCCATGATCCTGCTGGGCACGCTTTACCCCTTGATCCTCGACGCGTTGACCGGCGCCAAGCTGTCGGTCGGCCCGCCGTACTTCAATGCCATGTTCGTGCCGCTGATGGCGCTGCTGATGGCTACGACCGCGGTCGGCATGCTGGCGCGCTGGAAAGGCACGCCGGTGCGCTGGCTGGCGCGCATGCTGGCCCCGGCGCTGGCGGCAAGCCTGCTTGCCGGACTCGCCTCGGCCACCCTGCACGCGGCGTCACCGTGGGCGGCGGCAACGGGTTCCGTGCTGGCCGTGTGGATGCTGTCGGCGGGCCTGCGCGACATTGCCGACAAGACGCGCCACACCGGACGCATCAAGGGGCTGCCGGGCTTGGGCCGCAGCTATTGGGGCATGCAACTCGGCCATCTCGGCTTCGCCGTGTCCGCCCTCGGCATCGTGCTGACCAGCGCTGGCAGTCTCGAGCGGGAGCTGCGCATGGCGCCCGGCACAGCCGTCGAACTGGGCGGCTATCGATTCGTGTTCGAGGGGACGGCCCGACTTCTGGGACCCAACTACGCCAGCGATCGCGCCAGTGTACGGGTCACCCGCGCCGGCCGCGAGGTCGCCTCGCTGCACCCGGAGAAGCGCTTCTATCCGGTCCAGCAGGCCACCATGACAGAGGCCGGCATCCAGGGCGGGTTCACGCGCGACCTGTTCGTGGCACTGGGAGAGCCGCTGGCCGGCGGCGCATGGGCGGTCCGCGTGCAGGTCAAGCCGTTCGTGCGCTGGATCTGGCTGGGCGCGCTGATGATGGCCCTGGGCGGTCTGCTGGCGGCGACCGACCGGCGCTACCGCGCGCGGCGCCTCCAGCCGGCCGCCGTGGCCATCGGCATCGCCGGAGCACGGCCGTGA
- the ccmE gene encoding cytochrome c maturation protein CcmE → MTPARKKRVYWILALVFGCGTAAALALTALQENISLFFTPSQIAAGKAPAGTRIRAGGLVEIGSLERTPDSLAVRFSVTDGARSIAVRYRGILPDLFREGQGIVALGRLDAVGTLHADEVLAKHDENYMPPEAMHALRQANGRGLLRDTSQEPYR, encoded by the coding sequence ATGACGCCCGCCCGCAAGAAGCGCGTGTACTGGATACTGGCCCTGGTATTCGGCTGCGGCACCGCCGCGGCGTTGGCCCTGACCGCGCTGCAAGAGAACATCAGCCTGTTCTTCACCCCGAGCCAGATCGCCGCTGGCAAGGCGCCTGCGGGTACGCGCATCCGCGCCGGCGGCCTGGTGGAGATCGGATCGCTGGAACGTACGCCAGACTCGCTGGCGGTGCGATTCAGCGTCACCGACGGGGCGCGCAGCATCGCCGTACGCTACCGCGGCATCCTGCCCGACCTGTTTCGCGAGGGGCAGGGCATTGTCGCGTTGGGCAGGCTCGATGCGGTCGGCACGCTGCACGCCGACGAGGTTTTGGCCAAGCACGATGAGAACTACATGCCGCCGGAAGCCATGCATGCGCTACGGCAGGCGAATGGGCGCGGCCTCCTGCGCGATACCAGCCAGGAGCCATATCGATGA
- the ccmD gene encoding heme exporter protein CcmD, which translates to MTAFASFADFVAMGHHGAYVWTAYGVGLLLMALNAVLPLAARRRYLNEQARRRRRKGQP; encoded by the coding sequence ATGACTGCCTTTGCCTCGTTCGCCGATTTCGTCGCCATGGGCCACCATGGTGCCTACGTCTGGACCGCGTATGGCGTCGGCCTGCTGCTGATGGCCCTGAACGCGGTGTTGCCCCTGGCGGCGCGCCGACGCTACCTGAACGAGCAGGCGCGCCGACGGCGCAGGAAGGGGCAGCCATGA
- a CDS encoding heme ABC transporter permease has protein sequence MNWTWLHKWSSPKWFYEMSGKCLPWLSGASALLLAVGLAWGLVFASPDYQQGNSFRIIYLHVPAALLAQSIYILLAAAGFLGLVWRVKLADVALRQAAPIGAWITVIALTSGAIWGKPTWGTYWVWDARLTSMLVLLFLYMGVIALGQAVANRDSAARACAVLAVVGVVNIPIIKYSVEWWNTLHQPATFSLAHKPAMPAQMWLPLLLAVLGFYCFFGAVLFARMRLEVLRREAGSRWVDVEIDRLLEDRT, from the coding sequence ATGAACTGGACCTGGTTGCACAAATGGAGCTCGCCCAAGTGGTTCTACGAGATGAGCGGCAAATGCCTGCCCTGGCTATCCGGCGCCAGCGCGCTACTGCTGGCCGTTGGCCTGGCATGGGGCCTGGTATTCGCGTCGCCGGACTACCAGCAGGGCAACAGTTTCCGCATCATCTATCTGCACGTGCCCGCGGCGCTGCTGGCCCAGTCCATCTACATCCTGCTGGCGGCGGCGGGTTTCCTCGGCCTGGTCTGGCGTGTGAAGCTGGCCGACGTGGCGCTGCGGCAGGCCGCGCCCATCGGCGCCTGGATCACCGTCATCGCGCTGACCTCCGGCGCCATCTGGGGCAAGCCTACCTGGGGCACGTATTGGGTGTGGGACGCGCGCCTGACCTCCATGCTGGTTCTGCTGTTCCTGTATATGGGCGTGATCGCGCTGGGCCAGGCGGTAGCCAATCGCGATAGCGCGGCCCGTGCTTGTGCGGTGCTGGCGGTGGTGGGTGTCGTCAACATCCCGATCATCAAGTATTCGGTCGAATGGTGGAACACCCTGCACCAGCCGGCCACCTTCTCGCTGGCGCACAAGCCCGCCATGCCGGCACAGATGTGGCTGCCGCTGCTATTGGCCGTACTGGGTTTCTACTGCTTCTTCGGGGCGGTGCTGTTCGCGCGCATGCGCCTGGAGGTGCTGCGGCGCGAAGCCGGCAGCCGCTGGGTCGACGTCGAGATCGACCGGCTGCTCGAGGACCGGACATGA
- the ccmB gene encoding heme exporter protein CcmB → MNTVFISVFQSELRLLCRRPAELANPLAFFSVVVSLFPLALGPQSRFLQQAAPGLLWVAALLAVLLSLDSLFRADFEDGSLEQWVLSSHPLAVLALAKVSAHWLCSGLALVVLAPLLALMLGLPVQCLPVLVLSLLLGTPVLSLLGAVGAALTVGLRRGGLLLALLILPLYIPVLILGSGALQSALQDLSVAGHLWWLACLAVLAITLSPLAVAAGLSISVAE, encoded by the coding sequence GTGAACACCGTCTTCATCTCCGTATTCCAAAGCGAGCTTCGCCTGCTATGCCGCCGCCCCGCCGAACTGGCCAACCCCCTGGCGTTTTTCTCCGTTGTCGTCAGCCTGTTTCCACTGGCGCTCGGGCCGCAATCCCGGTTCCTGCAACAGGCCGCGCCGGGGTTGCTGTGGGTGGCGGCGCTGCTGGCCGTGCTGCTCTCGCTGGACAGCCTGTTCCGGGCCGATTTCGAGGACGGCTCGCTGGAGCAGTGGGTGCTTTCCTCCCATCCGTTGGCGGTGCTGGCACTGGCCAAGGTATCGGCGCACTGGCTTTGCAGCGGCCTTGCGCTGGTAGTACTGGCCCCGCTGCTGGCCCTGATGCTCGGCCTGCCAGTCCAATGCCTGCCGGTGCTGGTGCTGTCGCTGTTGCTGGGCACGCCGGTGTTGAGCCTGCTCGGCGCGGTAGGGGCGGCCCTCACCGTCGGGTTGCGGCGCGGCGGGCTATTGCTGGCCTTGCTGATCCTGCCGCTTTACATCCCGGTGCTGATCCTGGGCAGCGGGGCGCTGCAGTCCGCCTTGCAGGACTTGTCCGTGGCGGGACACCTGTGGTGGCTGGCCTGCCTGGCCGTACTGGCCATCACGCTGTCGCCGCTTGCCGTCGCCGCGGGGTTGTCCATCAGCGTCGCCGAATGA
- the ccmA gene encoding cytochrome c biogenesis heme-transporting ATPase CcmA yields MHEPAGSPGARRAAARPVLDAVGLCCERGERRLFMGVSFRLQAGDMLQIRGPNGSGKSSLLRLLCGLAQPAAGHVDLFGRALVQQRGALASRLLWIGHAAGVKALLTVEENLAWLGALHTPGACAAIGPAVAAVGLRGFEDTPCHALSAGQQRRIALARLYLPGTPPLWLLDEPFTALDRAGAAQLEVHLAAHCARGGTVVLTTHHDLTRRAQAYTDLDLGQYVA; encoded by the coding sequence ATGCACGAACCTGCTGGTTCGCCGGGTGCCCGGCGCGCAGCCGCTCGTCCGGTGCTCGATGCGGTGGGACTTTGCTGTGAACGGGGCGAGCGCCGGCTGTTCATGGGCGTGAGCTTCCGGCTGCAGGCCGGCGACATGCTGCAGATCCGCGGACCCAACGGCAGTGGCAAAAGCAGCCTGCTGCGGCTGCTGTGCGGCCTGGCCCAACCGGCCGCCGGACATGTCGACCTGTTCGGCCGGGCGCTGGTACAGCAGCGCGGCGCCCTGGCTTCCCGGCTGCTATGGATCGGCCATGCTGCCGGCGTCAAGGCCCTGCTGACCGTCGAGGAGAACCTGGCGTGGCTGGGCGCGCTGCACACGCCCGGCGCCTGCGCTGCGATCGGGCCGGCAGTGGCGGCGGTGGGCTTGCGCGGCTTCGAGGACACGCCGTGTCATGCGCTATCGGCTGGACAGCAGCGCCGCATTGCATTGGCGCGGCTGTACCTGCCCGGTACGCCGCCGCTGTGGCTGCTGGACGAACCTTTCACGGCGCTCGACAGGGCGGGGGCAGCGCAACTGGAAGTCCACCTGGCTGCGCATTGCGCGCGCGGCGGCACGGTGGTGCTGACCACGCACCACGACCTGACCAGACGGGCGCAAGCCTATACCGATCTCGACCTGGGGCAGTACGTCGCGTGA
- the msrA gene encoding peptide-methionine (S)-S-oxide reductase MsrA encodes MYQRAVLAGGCFWGMQDLIRRLHGVVSTRVGYTGGDTPNATYRDHGSHAEGIEIIFDPTRTSYRRLLEYFFQIHDPTTLNRQGGDVGSSYRSAIYYVDAEQRRIANDTIADIDASGLWNGKVVTEVAPVGDFWEAEPEHQDYLQKRPGGYTCHFPRAEWVLPARGPADAPTASPGRAGMDAPL; translated from the coding sequence ATGTATCAGCGCGCTGTACTTGCTGGAGGATGCTTCTGGGGCATGCAGGACCTGATCCGCAGGCTGCATGGTGTGGTTTCGACGCGCGTGGGCTATACCGGCGGCGACACGCCAAACGCCACGTACCGCGACCATGGCAGCCATGCGGAAGGGATCGAGATCATCTTCGATCCAACACGGACGAGCTACCGGCGCCTCCTCGAATACTTCTTCCAGATCCACGATCCGACGACGCTGAACCGTCAGGGTGGGGACGTTGGCAGCTCATACCGCTCGGCAATCTACTATGTCGACGCGGAACAGAGGCGCATTGCCAACGACACCATCGCCGACATCGACGCGTCCGGGCTATGGAACGGCAAGGTCGTGACCGAGGTTGCGCCGGTCGGCGACTTCTGGGAAGCCGAGCCGGAGCATCAGGATTATCTCCAGAAGCGGCCAGGAGGCTATACCTGCCACTTTCCCCGCGCAGAATGGGTGCTTCCCGCGCGGGGCCCCGCGGACGCGCCCACGGCAAGTCCCGGCCGTGCGGGTATGGACGCCCCGTTATAG
- a CDS encoding cytochrome P460 family protein, translated as MRFIVAVGAALAGLSMGGGATAAGQTHTRSQYGATTAAVVDSKGNMQVPADYRTRYQMLGTWAIAADKGAGAKEMHVVYASPGTIGAYRKTGHFPDGTVLVKEVFKTNTKPMTTGTVSSASTLDGWFVMVKDDVGRFPTNKLWGDGWGWAWFAASDARKTTSTDFRKGCQSCHVPAKASDWIYTDGYPPLRR; from the coding sequence ATGAGATTCATCGTTGCCGTGGGTGCAGCCCTCGCAGGATTGTCCATGGGCGGCGGCGCCACGGCCGCCGGACAGACCCATACGCGCTCGCAGTATGGCGCGACGACGGCCGCCGTTGTCGATAGCAAGGGAAACATGCAGGTGCCGGCCGACTATCGGACCCGCTATCAGATGCTCGGCACCTGGGCCATCGCGGCAGACAAGGGCGCCGGCGCCAAGGAAATGCACGTCGTCTATGCCTCGCCCGGAACCATCGGCGCCTATCGCAAGACGGGGCACTTTCCAGACGGCACTGTTCTCGTCAAGGAGGTGTTCAAGACGAACACCAAACCAATGACAACCGGCACCGTCAGCAGTGCTTCCACGCTCGATGGCTGGTTTGTGATGGTGAAAGACGACGTCGGCCGCTTTCCCACGAACAAGCTTTGGGGCGACGGCTGGGGCTGGGCCTGGTTCGCCGCCAGCGATGCCCGAAAGACGACATCCACGGACTTCAGGAAAGGCTGCCAGTCCTGCCATGTGCCGGCCAAGGCGTCCGACTGGATCTACACCGATGGTTATCCGCCCCTGCGCCGATAG
- a CDS encoding cytochrome P460 family protein, which yields MRIPVMIASVVSSALVMAAAFAQPANDGGEQTRKRYLPEYTKSGELILPKNYHEWVYVGSPLTPNALNGGKANFPEFHNVYIEPGSYAIYKKTGEFPEGTIFFKELQLVLPAQHPDGSRTEASGRGYFPGKWNGADVTVKDSKRFAATGGWGYFNFNHHEPKAATAKVKANDECAFCHRASAKKDDVWTQFYPLLDN from the coding sequence ATGCGTATTCCGGTAATGATTGCCTCGGTAGTTTCAAGCGCGCTTGTCATGGCGGCCGCGTTCGCCCAGCCGGCCAATGACGGCGGCGAGCAGACGAGAAAGCGCTATCTGCCCGAATATACGAAGTCCGGCGAGCTGATCCTGCCCAAGAACTACCATGAGTGGGTGTATGTCGGCTCGCCGCTCACGCCCAATGCGCTCAATGGCGGCAAGGCGAATTTCCCGGAATTCCACAACGTCTACATCGAACCCGGTTCATACGCGATTTACAAGAAGACCGGCGAATTTCCCGAAGGAACGATCTTCTTCAAGGAGTTGCAGCTGGTGCTCCCGGCCCAACACCCCGATGGATCGCGCACGGAGGCATCCGGCCGCGGCTACTTCCCCGGAAAGTGGAACGGCGCCGATGTGACTGTCAAGGATTCCAAGCGCTTTGCCGCCACCGGAGGCTGGGGCTATTTCAACTTCAATCACCACGAGCCGAAGGCCGCGACCGCCAAGGTGAAGGCCAATGACGAATGCGCGTTCTGCCACCGCGCCAGCGCCAAGAAAGACGACGTCTGGACCCAGTTTTATCCGTTGCTGGACAACTGA
- a CDS encoding helix-turn-helix domain-containing protein, with product MLIALLRRSLSSINLWVERFSLMGDTNIARAFSRMAAQPGAPHSVDDLARTACLSRSSFMARFAEAVGLPPMTVLRKLRMRQAASMLMTGELSVDQIARAVGYTSRSSFLKAFHDAYGTHPSRYRSERGATIAAGKDDPGAGAGDGVHTP from the coding sequence GTGTTGATTGCATTGCTCCGGCGCTCGCTATCCTCGATCAACCTGTGGGTCGAACGGTTCTCGCTGATGGGAGACACCAATATCGCCCGTGCTTTCTCGCGGATGGCAGCACAGCCGGGTGCACCGCATTCCGTGGACGATCTCGCCCGTACCGCGTGCCTGAGCCGGTCATCGTTCATGGCCCGGTTTGCCGAAGCGGTGGGCTTGCCGCCCATGACGGTCCTGCGCAAGCTGCGCATGCGCCAGGCGGCCTCGATGCTGATGACCGGCGAGTTATCCGTCGACCAGATCGCGCGCGCCGTTGGCTATACCAGCCGCAGCAGCTTTCTGAAGGCATTCCACGATGCCTACGGCACGCACCCTTCGCGGTATCGCAGTGAGCGGGGTGCCACGATCGCTGCCGGCAAAGACGATCCAGGTGCCGGTGCTGGCGATGGCGTGCATACCCCGTAG
- a CDS encoding sigma-54 interaction domain-containing protein, which yields MVEILEALPIGLVWLRGDAVVLQNAVARDAVGRHHGEPARTEGEGDGDGDGDGGRQDAMSWSRLLSALRADPASVPDTVSLSGRTYAVGVHAQGQYTLVMLMPLDGHETVFPAIDKLRQHCGDLEEIFHHSFDGIFVADGNGVTMMVNEGCERNYDLPAADMIGHHVSEFEKKGWIRPVVAQHVARTGQRITTTQHTHTGKTIMVTGMPLFDGAGKVRKVVINSRDTTELVQLQDALAQAKADLRRVDEEIEALRTQNLNVDGLVIRSEAMHRVASLAVRVAKVDATVLITGPSGAGKDVITRLIHRESPRAAGPLIKINCGAVPRDLLESELFGYEAGAFTGAQRQGKSGLIELANRGTLFLDEIGDMPLDLQVKLLQVLQDRVISRLGSTRTVPVDVRVVAATNRDLEAMVRERTFRDDLFYRLNVVPLRVPPLAERKDDIAPMVFQFLREFNQRYGVNRIVSEEAMTLLLAYDWPGNVRELRNVVERLVVTSQSDLVEPAFLDGVLPAEILDASTFRQRVDRFERRLIEDAMRKYGNTREVARALGISQSSVVRKLRRGD from the coding sequence ATGGTGGAGATACTGGAAGCGTTGCCGATCGGCCTGGTGTGGCTGCGCGGCGACGCCGTGGTGCTGCAGAACGCCGTCGCGCGCGATGCCGTGGGCAGACATCACGGCGAGCCGGCGCGGACGGAGGGCGAGGGCGACGGCGACGGCGACGGCGACGGCGGCCGGCAGGATGCGATGTCCTGGAGCCGTCTGTTGTCCGCGCTTCGCGCGGACCCGGCCTCCGTGCCGGACACGGTCTCGCTGTCCGGGCGGACCTATGCGGTCGGCGTGCATGCACAGGGCCAGTACACCCTCGTCATGCTGATGCCCCTTGACGGGCACGAGACCGTCTTTCCCGCGATAGACAAGCTACGCCAGCACTGTGGCGATCTGGAGGAGATCTTCCACCATTCCTTCGATGGCATCTTTGTCGCCGACGGCAATGGCGTCACCATGATGGTCAACGAGGGCTGCGAGCGGAACTACGATCTGCCGGCAGCAGACATGATTGGCCACCACGTCTCGGAGTTCGAGAAGAAGGGATGGATTCGCCCGGTGGTCGCCCAGCACGTTGCCCGAACCGGCCAGCGCATCACCACCACGCAACATACGCACACCGGCAAGACCATCATGGTCACCGGCATGCCGCTATTCGACGGCGCGGGCAAGGTACGCAAAGTCGTGATCAATTCGCGCGACACCACCGAACTGGTGCAGTTGCAGGATGCACTGGCGCAGGCCAAGGCAGACCTGCGGCGCGTGGACGAGGAGATCGAAGCGCTGCGGACACAGAACCTGAACGTCGATGGCCTGGTGATCCGCAGCGAGGCCATGCACCGGGTGGCATCGCTGGCCGTGCGCGTTGCCAAGGTCGATGCCACCGTCCTGATCACGGGCCCGTCGGGCGCAGGCAAGGACGTGATCACGCGCCTGATCCACCGCGAGAGTCCGCGCGCAGCGGGACCGCTCATCAAGATCAACTGCGGCGCGGTGCCGCGCGACCTGCTGGAATCGGAACTGTTCGGCTATGAAGCGGGCGCCTTCACCGGGGCGCAGCGGCAGGGCAAGTCGGGCCTCATCGAGCTGGCCAACCGCGGCACGCTGTTTCTCGACGAGATCGGCGACATGCCGCTGGACCTGCAGGTCAAGTTGCTGCAAGTGTTGCAGGACCGCGTGATATCGCGCCTCGGCTCGACGCGTACCGTGCCGGTCGATGTGCGCGTCGTCGCGGCCACCAATCGCGACCTCGAAGCGATGGTCCGCGAGCGCACGTTTCGCGACGACCTGTTCTACCGCCTCAATGTGGTGCCGCTGCGCGTACCGCCGCTTGCCGAGCGCAAGGACGATATCGCGCCGATGGTGTTCCAGTTCCTGCGGGAATTCAACCAGCGCTATGGCGTGAACCGCATCGTATCGGAGGAGGCAATGACATTGCTGCTGGCGTACGACTGGCCCGGCAACGTGCGCGAGCTGCGCAACGTGGTAGAGCGGCTGGTGGTGACCAGCCAGAGCGACCTTGTCGAGCCGGCGTTCCTCGACGGGGTGCTGCCGGCCGAGATCCTCGACGCCAGCACCTTTCGCCAGCGCGTCGACCGTTTCGAGCGCCGGCTCATCGAGGACGCGATGCGCAAGTACGGCAATACCCGGGAGGTCGCACGGGCGCTTGGCATCAGCCAGTCCAGCGTGGTGCGCAAGCTCAGGCGCGGCGACTGA
- a CDS encoding DUF485 domain-containing protein: MIELSEDAVCPAAHVAQTTRTPEAIASGPPWRGAAYTHSFRELIGAKRRLVVPLLGGSLAFILAVTLLAGYGRELMGWKVLGPLNVGYVLILLIYALCWLVATVYVNTANRRFEELADRAAAEAHARSQS, encoded by the coding sequence ATGATCGAACTATCGGAGGACGCGGTCTGTCCGGCCGCGCACGTCGCGCAAACGACTCGCACCCCAGAGGCTATCGCGTCGGGTCCGCCGTGGCGCGGTGCGGCATACACGCACAGCTTCCGCGAACTGATCGGCGCCAAGCGGCGCCTGGTCGTGCCGCTGCTTGGCGGCAGTCTGGCCTTCATCCTTGCCGTCACCCTACTCGCCGGTTACGGCCGGGAGCTGATGGGCTGGAAGGTGCTTGGACCGCTGAACGTGGGGTACGTGCTGATCCTGCTGATCTACGCCCTGTGCTGGCTGGTCGCCACCGTGTATGTGAACACCGCCAACCGACGCTTCGAGGAACTCGCGGATCGCGCCGCAGCCGAGGCCCACGCCAGGAGCCAGTCATGA